A genomic window from Paenibacillus thermoaerophilus includes:
- a CDS encoding efflux RND transporter periplasmic adaptor subunit, which produces MFTRWWTGDSPGRNRGGRAALASLLALSLITASGCSMLPKEDAEEVLPSIHPPKLSKKPEYTVKTGTMITKVTGSGKLMSEKEEEVYFTEDNKRIKAIHVNAGDTVQAGQVIAELDVADVQSTLRMKRLEARSEELKMIQLLRDSGDKTAEEMEQARIAFEMKREELTKLEESIANSKIVAPFAGTVVSVYKKKGDQTKAYEAVALIADLSKLTVAANLSAEDLKKVAVGMEVEVDINTAGKQKGTIRQLPNPNASGQQTPNRDPYGYMYGDSGAQDSIDKYVLIDLEKMPENLSRGTPLSVSVIVQKKENVLIIPPSALRSAGGRQYVQVVDEKGEKREVDVEVGLRSSTEVEIVKGLAAGQKVVGK; this is translated from the coding sequence ATGTTTACGAGATGGTGGACGGGCGATTCGCCGGGCCGTAACAGAGGAGGCAGGGCGGCGCTTGCAAGCCTGTTGGCGCTGTCCTTGATCACGGCTTCCGGCTGTTCCATGCTGCCCAAGGAAGACGCTGAGGAGGTGCTGCCGAGCATCCATCCGCCGAAGCTGTCGAAGAAACCGGAATATACGGTCAAGACGGGAACGATGATCACCAAAGTCACCGGCTCCGGGAAGCTGATGTCCGAGAAGGAAGAAGAAGTGTACTTTACGGAAGACAACAAGCGGATCAAGGCGATCCACGTCAATGCGGGCGATACCGTGCAGGCCGGCCAGGTTATCGCCGAGCTGGACGTGGCGGACGTCCAGAGCACTTTGCGCATGAAGCGGCTGGAGGCGCGGAGCGAAGAGCTGAAAATGATTCAGTTGTTGAGGGATTCCGGCGACAAGACGGCCGAGGAGATGGAACAGGCCCGTATCGCCTTCGAGATGAAGCGCGAGGAGCTGACCAAGCTGGAGGAGTCGATCGCCAATTCCAAGATCGTCGCTCCGTTCGCGGGAACGGTCGTGTCGGTCTACAAGAAGAAGGGCGACCAGACCAAAGCGTATGAAGCGGTCGCGCTGATCGCCGATCTGTCCAAACTGACCGTCGCGGCGAATCTGAGCGCCGAAGATCTCAAGAAAGTCGCCGTCGGCATGGAAGTCGAAGTCGATATCAATACGGCCGGCAAGCAGAAAGGGACGATCCGGCAATTGCCGAATCCGAACGCATCGGGCCAGCAAACTCCGAACCGCGACCCGTACGGCTATATGTACGGCGATTCCGGCGCGCAAGATTCGATCGACAAATACGTCCTGATCGATCTGGAGAAGATGCCGGAGAACCTCAGCCGCGGCACGCCGCTGTCCGTGTCCGTCATCGTGCAGAAAAAAGAGAACGTCCTGATTATTCCTCCGTCGGCCCTGCGTTCGGCGGGCGGACGCCAATACGTTCAGGTCGTGGACGAAAAAGGCGAAAAACGGGAGGTCGACGTGGAAGTCGGATTGAGGAGCTCGACGGAAGTCGAAATCGTCAAAGGACTCGCGGCCGGCCAGAAAGTCGTAGGTAAATAA
- a CDS encoding DinB family protein, translating into MREAALLSMAEKVRSRTLEALRSVPEEQADVIPAGSGFRNNLRWQAGHILYTQEVLTRKFAGIPIEFGDDWKRWFGRGSSPADWTTEPPSYAGLLERLASQPARIRESLAGRLDERLDRPFLDNETVGEVFLFSLYHEGIHTGHIAALRKLVL; encoded by the coding sequence GTGAGGGAAGCTGCGCTGCTCTCCATGGCCGAAAAAGTGCGGAGCAGGACGCTCGAAGCGTTGCGGAGCGTGCCGGAGGAACAAGCCGATGTCATCCCCGCCGGCTCCGGCTTCCGCAACAATCTCCGCTGGCAGGCGGGACATATCCTGTATACGCAGGAGGTGCTGACCCGCAAGTTTGCGGGAATTCCGATCGAGTTCGGCGACGACTGGAAGCGCTGGTTCGGCAGAGGCAGCAGTCCGGCCGACTGGACGACGGAGCCACCGTCGTACGCCGGCCTTCTGGAGCGGCTTGCTTCCCAACCCGCGCGCATCCGCGAGTCGCTGGCCGGACGGTTGGACGAGCGATTGGACCGGCCGTTTCTGGACAACGAGACCGTCGGGGAAGTGTTCCTGTTCAGTCTGTACCACGAAGGCATTCATACGGGGCATATTGCGGCGCTCCGCAAGCTGGTGCTCTGA
- a CDS encoding LysR family transcriptional regulator, with translation MNINQLETLLTISKTMSFRKAGELLNLTQPAVSAQIKSLEDEFETVLVDRNQPVTLTDAGRVFLEHAERILGIVEELKQRLSDLHHTPQGHIRLGTTTSIAIQILPRVLSYVKNQFPLIKTSIHSMPTSQIMTSVENGSIDIGITYLFDKVPSLETSVLYYDTFELVASPEHPLASSAHIAIDRLRDTPFIMLSPDTAGRRFVDQVFKKFNISPPIVMELSSSEEVKRMVELNLGVGIISKMSIYNELKHGTLKMIKVDELESSHPVGVIYKSGRYLSSAMRQFLSDLKGMPEEQFFATE, from the coding sequence ATGAATATCAATCAGTTGGAGACGCTGCTCACCATCTCCAAGACGATGAGCTTTCGCAAGGCGGGAGAACTGCTTAACCTCACTCAGCCGGCCGTATCGGCCCAGATCAAAAGCCTGGAGGACGAATTCGAGACGGTACTCGTCGACCGCAACCAGCCGGTGACGCTGACGGACGCCGGACGGGTGTTTCTCGAACACGCGGAACGAATCCTCGGCATCGTTGAAGAGCTGAAGCAGCGCTTGTCGGATCTGCACCATACGCCGCAGGGGCATATCCGGCTCGGGACGACGACCTCCATCGCCATTCAGATTTTGCCGCGGGTTCTGTCCTACGTGAAAAACCAGTTCCCTTTGATCAAAACGTCCATTCATTCCATGCCGACCTCGCAGATCATGACCAGCGTCGAGAACGGTTCGATCGATATCGGCATCACGTATTTGTTCGACAAAGTGCCTTCGCTAGAGACATCGGTTCTGTACTACGACACGTTCGAGCTTGTCGCCTCTCCCGAGCATCCGCTGGCCTCCTCTGCGCATATCGCGATCGACAGACTGCGGGACACGCCGTTTATCATGCTCAGTCCGGACACGGCCGGCCGCCGCTTCGTGGATCAGGTGTTCAAGAAATTCAACATCTCGCCGCCGATCGTCATGGAGCTGTCCAGCAGCGAGGAAGTCAAACGGATGGTCGAGCTGAACCTCGGCGTCGGCATCATCTCCAAGATGTCGATCTACAACGAGCTCAAGCACGGTACGCTCAAAATGATCAAAGTCGACGAGCTGGAAAGCAGCCATCCGGTCGGCGTCATATACAAGTCCGGGCGTTATCTCAGCTCCGCGATGCGCCAGTTTCTCAGCGACCTCAAAGGGATGCCGGAGGAGCAATTTTTCGCGACCGAATAG
- a CDS encoding ABC transporter permease, whose amino-acid sequence MKIWWTLVAANMRASMQYKWNFVLFTLLAAFVSVAEFLGLAVVLHAFGAIKGWSVWEIGYLYGLLMTCKYIYRGLASAVNNFEPYLVTGQLDQLLLRPLPVLLSLMTSRSRKVTGELLQSLAVLGVCIGVLLRDGQVSWWAVPQTMLAAATGTAIMFAVGLATAAWGFWLTRIDDLYVLTDNATTTACQYPLSLFPAWLQSILIFVIPFGFINYMPALYIVKGQWGAWILVLAAGVAAVSLTASLLLWRLGLTRYQSTGT is encoded by the coding sequence ATGAAAATCTGGTGGACGCTTGTTGCCGCGAACATGAGGGCGTCCATGCAGTACAAATGGAACTTCGTGCTGTTTACGCTGCTGGCCGCGTTTGTGTCGGTGGCGGAATTTCTCGGGCTTGCGGTTGTGCTTCATGCGTTCGGCGCAATCAAGGGCTGGAGCGTATGGGAGATCGGCTATTTGTACGGGCTGTTGATGACCTGCAAATACATCTACCGGGGGTTGGCTTCGGCCGTCAACAACTTCGAGCCTTATCTGGTCACGGGCCAGCTTGACCAGTTGCTGCTGCGGCCGCTTCCGGTGCTGCTCTCGCTGATGACGTCCCGCTCCCGCAAGGTTACGGGCGAGCTTCTGCAAAGCCTGGCGGTGTTGGGCGTCTGCATCGGCGTGCTGCTGCGGGACGGCCAGGTCTCCTGGTGGGCCGTGCCCCAGACGATGCTTGCCGCGGCAACCGGCACGGCGATTATGTTCGCGGTCGGATTGGCGACCGCCGCCTGGGGCTTCTGGCTGACCCGGATCGACGATCTGTACGTGCTGACGGACAACGCGACAACGACGGCGTGCCAGTATCCGCTGAGCCTGTTCCCGGCCTGGCTGCAGTCGATTTTGATCTTTGTCATTCCGTTCGGGTTCATCAACTATATGCCGGCGCTGTATATCGTCAAGGGACAATGGGGCGCCTGGATTTTGGTGCTGGCCGCGGGCGTGGCGGCGGTATCGCTGACGGCGTCGCTGCTGCTGTGGCGGCTGGGGCTGACCCGGTATCAAAGCACGGGAACGTAA
- a CDS encoding ABC transporter permease, translating into MASWVLARKMFESRLQYSASHAIRTAASVVFGLIYVSIWQGIGESNELGAYGREGMAHYVAFNQVILWLGFVNHGLGLEERVRTGQIALDLMRPLHLFRFAASREAGSILYNAAFTAWPLFVVYALALGLPVPGDPARWLWTVLALLGASYMSVCVGFIIGVTALWTVESRWLSLVHYSFNFILSGFLIPLEWMPGWLQAIAHGSPYPAFHSVPARIYLGQAGADELIVPAVWCALLTLAALGATRLVRHRVEVQGG; encoded by the coding sequence TTGGCGTCTTGGGTATTGGCCCGCAAAATGTTTGAGAGCCGCCTTCAGTACAGCGCGTCCCACGCGATCCGGACGGCGGCCAGCGTTGTGTTCGGGTTGATTTACGTCTCCATCTGGCAGGGCATCGGCGAATCAAACGAGCTTGGCGCCTATGGACGGGAAGGTATGGCGCATTATGTCGCGTTTAACCAGGTGATTCTGTGGCTCGGCTTCGTAAATCACGGACTCGGCTTGGAGGAGCGGGTCCGCACCGGCCAGATCGCGCTGGATCTGATGAGGCCGCTGCATCTGTTCCGGTTCGCGGCGAGCCGGGAAGCGGGTTCGATCCTGTACAACGCGGCTTTTACCGCATGGCCGCTGTTCGTCGTGTACGCCTTGGCGCTGGGCCTGCCGGTGCCCGGCGATCCGGCCCGCTGGCTGTGGACGGTGCTGGCTCTGTTGGGCGCGTCCTATATGAGCGTCTGCGTCGGGTTTATCATCGGCGTCACGGCCTTATGGACGGTGGAGAGCCGCTGGCTCAGCCTGGTCCATTACTCGTTTAACTTTATTTTGTCCGGCTTCCTCATCCCGCTTGAGTGGATGCCGGGCTGGCTGCAGGCGATCGCCCACGGCTCTCCCTATCCCGCGTTCCACTCCGTTCCGGCGCGGATATACCTGGGGCAAGCGGGAGCGGACGAACTGATCGTTCCGGCCGTCTGGTGCGCGCTGCTGACGTTGGCGGCGCTGGGCGCGACCCGGCTCGTCCGCCATCGGGTGGAGGTGCAGGGAGGATGA
- a CDS encoding glycosyltransferase family 2 protein produces MRDPVKYTVIVPVYNEEEVIAHTYARLRETMDTLGEPYELLFVNDGSRDKTASILEGICAEDPRVRLLDFSRNFGHQIAITAGMDHARGDAVVIIDADLQDPPKVILEMIDKWKQGYEVVYGKRLKRKGETLFKKVTAMLFYRFLRSMTSVDIPVDTGDFRLMDRKVVDVMRGLKEKNRFVRGLVSWVGFRQTAVEYVREERFAGETKYPLRKMIKFALDAITSFSFKPLRLATYFGFALSSVSFLYLLVVLYERLFTTTQPGWASIVAINLLFNGIMLIMLGIVGEYVGRIYEESKNRPLYILRREIGPARTEEEKAEHEREPAVR; encoded by the coding sequence ATGCGCGACCCTGTGAAATATACCGTAATCGTTCCGGTATACAACGAGGAAGAAGTAATCGCCCATACATATGCGCGGCTTCGCGAGACGATGGATACGCTGGGCGAACCGTACGAGCTGCTGTTCGTCAACGACGGCAGCCGGGACAAGACGGCTTCCATTCTGGAAGGAATCTGCGCGGAGGACCCCAGGGTAAGGCTGCTGGATTTCTCCCGCAATTTCGGCCATCAGATTGCGATCACGGCCGGCATGGACCATGCGCGGGGCGACGCGGTCGTCATTATCGACGCGGATCTGCAGGACCCGCCGAAGGTCATCCTGGAGATGATCGACAAGTGGAAGCAAGGTTATGAGGTCGTCTACGGCAAGAGGCTCAAGCGCAAGGGCGAGACGCTGTTCAAAAAGGTGACGGCGATGCTGTTTTACCGGTTCCTCCGATCGATGACCAGCGTGGACATCCCGGTCGATACGGGCGACTTCCGCCTGATGGACCGCAAAGTCGTCGACGTGATGCGCGGGCTGAAGGAGAAAAACCGGTTCGTGCGGGGATTGGTGAGCTGGGTCGGCTTCCGGCAGACGGCCGTGGAATACGTGCGCGAGGAGCGGTTCGCCGGGGAGACGAAATATCCGCTGCGCAAAATGATCAAGTTCGCGCTTGACGCGATTACGTCGTTTTCGTTTAAGCCGCTTCGGCTCGCGACGTATTTCGGCTTTGCGCTGTCGAGCGTCAGCTTCCTGTACTTGCTGGTCGTCCTGTACGAGCGGCTGTTCACGACAACGCAGCCGGGCTGGGCTTCGATCGTGGCGATCAATCTGCTGTTCAACGGGATCATGCTGATTATGCTGGGCATTGTCGGCGAATATGTCGGACGCATATACGAGGAGTCGAAAAATCGGCCCTTGTATATTTTGAGACGGGAGATCGGACCGGCAAGGACGGAAGAGGAGAAAGCGGAGCATGAGCGGGAACCGGCGGTTCGTTGA
- a CDS encoding ABC transporter ATP-binding protein: MLEAIELGKSFEVPVAKNGPLRSVRTLFSRQKRTVVAVERLNFSVERGEFVGYIGPNGAGKSTTIKMLCGILHPSSGRVRVMGCDPQKERTQVVRSLGVVFGQRTQLWWDLPLRDSYDILAAIFRMDRKEKLRQLGKLNEVLGLSEFWDTPVRKLSLGQRMRGDLAAALLHDPELLVLDEPTIGMDVAAKREIRRHLRTLNRDFGKTVLLTTHDMDDIEQLCRRVMVINRGGLIYDGGIAELRERIGLPTVIRVTYRNGYTLPDGIAAAGRDAPGTAEAEYGGRGTGGGIAAIASAERTGLPFRLLEAGSSEVAVSCNRQETTAMDVLRELERWGEIGDVKMEEPDFEDVIHRIY; the protein is encoded by the coding sequence ATGCTGGAAGCGATCGAATTGGGGAAATCCTTCGAAGTGCCCGTCGCCAAAAACGGGCCGCTTCGGAGCGTAAGAACGTTGTTCTCCAGGCAAAAACGAACGGTCGTCGCGGTCGAACGGCTGAATTTCTCGGTCGAACGCGGCGAATTCGTCGGGTATATCGGGCCGAACGGCGCCGGAAAATCGACTACGATCAAAATGCTGTGCGGTATCCTGCATCCGAGCTCCGGCCGGGTGCGGGTGATGGGGTGCGACCCGCAGAAGGAGCGGACGCAGGTGGTGCGCAGCCTGGGCGTCGTCTTCGGCCAGCGCACGCAGCTCTGGTGGGATCTGCCTCTGCGGGACAGCTACGATATCCTCGCGGCGATCTTCCGGATGGACCGTAAGGAGAAGCTGCGGCAGCTCGGCAAGCTGAACGAGGTGTTGGGGCTGAGCGAATTCTGGGATACGCCGGTGCGCAAGCTGTCGCTCGGCCAGCGGATGCGAGGCGACCTCGCGGCCGCTCTGCTGCACGATCCGGAGCTGCTGGTGCTCGACGAGCCGACGATCGGCATGGATGTGGCAGCCAAAAGGGAGATTCGCCGGCACCTGCGCACGCTTAATCGGGACTTCGGCAAAACGGTGCTGCTGACGACGCACGACATGGACGATATCGAGCAATTGTGCCGCCGGGTGATGGTGATCAATCGGGGCGGATTGATCTACGACGGCGGCATCGCCGAGCTGAGGGAGCGGATCGGCTTGCCGACCGTGATCCGGGTGACGTACCGGAACGGCTACACGCTGCCGGACGGCATCGCTGCGGCCGGGCGGGACGCGCCGGGAACCGCTGAAGCGGAGTACGGCGGAAGGGGAACCGGCGGAGGGATCGCCGCCATCGCTTCCGCGGAGCGAACCGGTCTTCCGTTCCGGCTGCTGGAGGCCGGTTCGAGCGAAGTCGCGGTTTCCTGCAACCGCCAGGAGACGACGGCGATGGATGTGCTGCGGGAGCTGGAGCGGTGGGGCGAGATCGGCGACGTCAAGATGGAGGAGCCGGATTTCGAAGACGTGATTCACCGGATTTACTAA
- a CDS encoding ABC transporter ATP-binding protein, translating into MGWLARLVKKPDEAARDAPEQELREPSLPEADDSEANRSDTAPLLTVTGVHRGFDVGGSRLHVLKGIDMVLYPGQLVMLKGRSGSGKTTLLNLLGGLDQPDTGTIFFRQYPFHEWNDRERTEVRRREIGFIFQAFALMPLLSAYENVELALRMAGKPRAEWKKRVEECLELVGLAKRMNHRPFEMSGGEQQRVAIAKAIAHRPALLLADEPTAELDSQMSAQVMAVFRDIVEHERVTICMTTHDPTIMEVADHVYEMVDGRFAGP; encoded by the coding sequence ATGGGGTGGTTGGCACGACTGGTGAAAAAACCGGACGAAGCGGCTCGGGACGCTCCGGAGCAGGAGCTGCGGGAACCGTCATTGCCGGAAGCGGACGATTCCGAGGCGAACCGTTCCGATACCGCTCCGCTGCTGACCGTAACCGGCGTCCATCGGGGGTTCGACGTCGGCGGCAGCCGCTTGCACGTGCTGAAAGGCATCGACATGGTTCTGTACCCCGGACAATTGGTCATGCTCAAGGGGAGGTCGGGTTCCGGCAAGACGACGCTGCTTAATCTGCTCGGCGGCCTGGACCAGCCGGACACGGGCACGATCTTTTTCCGCCAATACCCGTTTCACGAATGGAACGACCGCGAACGCACGGAAGTCAGGCGGCGGGAGATCGGGTTTATTTTCCAGGCTTTTGCGCTTATGCCTCTGCTGTCCGCCTACGAGAACGTGGAGCTGGCGCTGCGCATGGCGGGCAAGCCGAGAGCCGAGTGGAAAAAGCGGGTCGAGGAATGTCTGGAACTGGTCGGACTGGCCAAACGCATGAATCATCGCCCGTTCGAGATGTCCGGGGGCGAGCAGCAGCGGGTTGCGATCGCCAAGGCGATCGCCCATCGTCCGGCCTTGCTGCTGGCCGACGAACCGACGGCGGAGCTCGACTCCCAGATGAGCGCGCAGGTAATGGCCGTGTTCCGCGACATCGTGGAGCACGAACGCGTGACGATCTGTATGACAACACACGATCCAACGATTATGGAGGTCGCAGACCATGTTTACGAGATGGTGGACGGGCGATTCGCCGGGCCGTAA
- a CDS encoding saccharopine dehydrogenase NADP-binding domain-containing protein, which produces MSASQLVITLLGSAGGVARAVLAVLDHASGTPDDPLHDKLSGSKLYLLDREARPKSYYARLLSRYPGKFGVLTLDLENRDQLLHHLRSSGTTLVIDCSWADTLGTMACCHETGAAYVNTALECFEADDDASVARYSLLRRYDLFEQRRGSFPGLKAIACSGMNPGLVQWMAMELLRREGGRVPDGCYIVERDTTFLADPEAVEPETVYTSWSPECFLEEAVEKVGENAGSDGLLMDRITRPL; this is translated from the coding sequence ATGAGCGCATCCCAGCTCGTCATTACGTTGTTAGGCAGCGCAGGCGGCGTCGCTCGGGCCGTTCTTGCCGTTCTGGACCACGCCTCGGGCACGCCGGACGATCCGCTGCATGATAAATTGTCCGGAAGCAAGCTCTACCTTCTGGACCGCGAGGCCCGTCCGAAAAGCTACTATGCCAGGCTGCTGTCCCGGTATCCCGGCAAATTCGGCGTACTGACGCTGGATCTTGAGAATCGGGATCAGCTTCTTCACCATCTGCGCTCCAGCGGAACGACGCTTGTCATCGACTGCTCGTGGGCCGATACGCTCGGCACGATGGCTTGCTGCCACGAGACGGGCGCCGCTTACGTGAACACGGCCCTGGAATGCTTCGAGGCGGACGACGACGCCAGCGTCGCGCGGTACTCGCTGCTGCGGCGATACGACTTGTTCGAGCAGCGCCGCGGCTCCTTTCCCGGGTTAAAAGCCATTGCCTGCTCGGGCATGAATCCCGGTCTCGTGCAGTGGATGGCGATGGAGCTGCTGCGCCGGGAAGGAGGTCGGGTTCCCGACGGCTGCTACATCGTCGAACGCGACACGACGTTCCTCGCCGATCCTGAAGCCGTCGAGCCGGAAACCGTCTATACGTCCTGGTCTCCGGAATGCTTTCTGGAGGAAGCCGTCGAAAAAGTCGGCGAAAATGCCGGATCGGACGGTCTGCTGATGGACCGCATAACGAGACCGCTGTAA
- a CDS encoding GtrA family protein, which translates to MSGNRRFVEFLKFNAVGLLNTAVDFVVYTGLLGAGVHLLAAQTAGYGCGIVNSYLWNKYWTFRRGGVNRAGESGGSGGSPAGPGERARFARFVALNIGTLLLSLLVLWLAHDGFGLHPLAAKAAATAVTMVANYAGSRLWVFR; encoded by the coding sequence ATGAGCGGGAACCGGCGGTTCGTTGAGTTCCTTAAATTTAATGCGGTCGGCCTGCTGAATACGGCGGTCGACTTTGTTGTGTATACGGGGCTGCTGGGGGCGGGCGTCCACCTGCTGGCGGCGCAGACGGCGGGTTACGGATGCGGGATCGTCAACAGCTACTTGTGGAACAAATACTGGACGTTCCGGCGCGGCGGAGTTAACCGCGCGGGGGAATCGGGCGGCAGCGGCGGCTCGCCGGCGGGGCCGGGCGAACGGGCGCGGTTCGCACGGTTCGTCGCGTTGAATATCGGGACGCTGCTGCTGTCCCTGCTTGTCTTGTGGCTCGCGCACGACGGCTTCGGCCTGCATCCGCTGGCGGCGAAAGCGGCGGCCACAGCCGTAACGATGGTCGCGAATTACGCGGGAAGCCGGCTGTGGGTGTTCCGTTAA